In Papaver somniferum cultivar HN1 chromosome 1, ASM357369v1, whole genome shotgun sequence, a genomic segment contains:
- the LOC113274957 gene encoding uncharacterized protein LOC113274957 → MIKKFAADGLIIGFKVTPNGAMITHLQFADDLLVFLKDEEEQIHNLKHILLAFEIISGLKVNFRKSSIVGLGQLHNAEVCAKIFGCNTSLLPMNYLGIPLGSKSKSKIVWNEILQKFQQKLSAWKRSYLSKGGRLIMIKSVLSSLPIYFMSMFQLPVYVAKEMENNEKFLLGFICFCEEKKLGCLVYSCTA, encoded by the coding sequence ATGATTAAGAAATTTGCGGCTGATGGTTTGATAATTGGCTTCAAAGTCACACCTAATGGGGCTATGATCACTCATTTGCAGTTTGCTGATGATTTGTTGGTGTTTTTGAAGGATGAGGAAGAGCAAATTCATAATTTAAAGCATATCTTACTAGCTTTTGAAATTATATCTGGGCTAAAAGTGAATTTCAGAAAGAGCTCTATTGTGGGGCTTGGTCAGTTGCATAATGCTGAAGTTTGTGCTAAGATTTTTGGTTGCAATACCTCTCTTCTCCCAATGAATTACTTAGGTATTCCTCTAGGGAGTAAATCTAAAAGTAAGATTGTTTGGAATGAAATTctacaaaaatttcagcaaaagtTATCAGCTTGGAAGAGATCTTATTTGTCCAAAGGTGGCAGACTGATTATGATAAAGAGTGTGCTTTCTAGTCTTCCAATCTATTTTATGTCCATGTTTCAACTTCCAGTTTATGTGGCTAAAGAAATGGAGAATAATGAGAAATTTCTTCTGGGGTTCATCTGCTTCTGTGAGGAAAAGAAGTTGGGTTGCTTGGTCTATAGTTGCACTGCCTAA